The genomic segment GGGAGGGAAAGTAAGACAGATGAAGTGATATGTCAACAGCAGCTGTCCACTCGCCCATTTTCCAATGGCGGTATCACAGATTTCATTCTATCCCTCCTCATCTGGCCAAATCTTCCCTCCACACCCCATCTGCTGTTTAACACTATGTACATGATGTGGTAATTTATGAAtgcttaatttttaaattagaaatgGTGATCAGTATAAACAACAACCAGGCTTATATCAAAACTGGATGTTCTGTCAATTAACAAACTATTGTCCTGCATCACACTTAAACAGTATATTTAttcatgaattaattaaattaaattaaaaatgctttcTTAATCGCAAAAGAAAATTGCaactataatataatataatataatataatataatataatataatataatataatataatataatataatataatataatataatataatataataaaaactccaCTCAGTGACAAACTATTAACCCATAATCATATCTTATGTTTGCAGATGTTACACCCGAACTTCCGGTTGTCCTCCCGGGTGTCCTTCTGCTGGCCTCCTGTCCAGCTGGGGGTCATGCAGGCTGGAGAGGTTACGTTTCCTTGGCTCTGCCAGCAATGCTGGGATCAAAGAAGGAGGTCCTCTTTGAAgatgcattttattaaaaattcagCTACAAACACattgaaaaaaaactttattaacatccAAACATCATTAGTTTAAAAGTGATATAATTTTATAAGATATCCCAAACACCGCTTACATATGGATATtcacaatgaaaagaaaaacaataaacactaaaataaagttataaCAATAATGATATTTATGAAAGGTATTTGAATTAATAGCAGAATTACAGCACTTTgggtgctttttaaaaaatctgttaaattatACTTTCAAACCATTCTGTTTATTAGTTATAGGTAAACTAAATATTACCAGCAGtcagaaatgataaattaaatctATAAATGTAATCTAAGTGGATTCAAGGACTTCATTGTCCCCAAGGGGTAATTTGTAATACATGCAGATTAATATAATCAAAGCAAACAACCAACGTATATAAAAACGTgacataaaatgatgaaaaaaattcaTCGAAACAATTTAAGACAGCTGAAGAAGAATCTACTGAAGTAGCTGGCATGGACAAGAgtgctttttgtttaaaatgtcgCTTTAGATAAATATTCTAATGGTGAAAATGATAACTGACAGCACATCTGACAGGAAAATGATCTGACGGTGTTGCAGTGGAGAGCTATGAACTCAATTTTCTCTGTTAGATGAGGTTCATCAAAGCTTAAagtagttttcttattttacacagtacatatatacattttgACATGTATTCATGTTATATCTCATTTTCACTCAATTGTGTCGACACTGAGTTGAAAAAAATGGTTCATATGTGTATTTCAATAGGGTGAGactggacaaaaaaaatacagttttaagaGAAATCTGCAGGATTCATtgctaaattattaaaaacacagtTCAAGTCAGTGATACGTTTTTTAACTGCAACGTCATAtcgataaataaataatattctaGTTGTATAACTGTgccaaaaacaattttttttaaactttttgtcaattttagtttatttttaatgttttctattCACAGGTTTTACCTATGATCAAATTAAGACTGAAAACTGTTTGAGAGGATTATAATGAATATTTAgctcttttatatatttatttaatgtacttTAATGCTAACTTTTTTGGCTGGAATATTTCTGTGCTTTTAAACAAATTACGTAAACTGAAGAGTttaggttttttatttatttcagaatgAACAGCATAAATAACCTCCTAAAATCTGTAACTTCGAGACAAAGGTGATGCGAGAAACAGTAGGTATGTACAAACGacatttctgttctgttctgtttaaAGTGACGGTACCAGCCTGCAGCGATGATTTTGATGGCCTAAGTTGGGAAATATTCTGTAAATAAGGGaaaataaagttcttttaacacaaaagtataatttgtaaaaataactATGAGTAATTATGTCTTAATTTAGAAGGAGGAGGCCTGTTCATATGCCCACTGATGCATTTACCCCACATCCATGAGCACAGTTTGAAGCCTCCTGTTATCGAGCAAGAGGAAAATCAAGTGATTGCAGTGATGCAGTGGTCTGATACGGCATGATCGCTGGTGTGAAATCGGAGAGACGGTAACTTGAGCACAGGTGACCAACGCAGACAGGAGACAGATGACGGCCTGTGTGGGATTACAGCTTTCTTTGAATATCAGAAGATGTTGTGACTCACGTCGGAGAAAGAACAAATGAGCAGATCTCACACTCCAGCCCACAACATGACAAACATGCCCTCGGCCATGTTAAGCAGCAGCATCATATAGAAAGTGTATTCCTGGAATGAGACCCCTGCTGTCAGTGCCACAGCGTATGTTCTTAACAAATGTGAGCTCAGGCCTTCGGATTTCTTGTGCTGAAACATGAAGCGTGGAAGGCGTTCCATGAATCAGGGCTGAGCTGACattgcacacatgcacactcctgtgatctacagtatgtTGAGAGCAGCAGGTGATTTACTGCAGATGAGTGGCCCTGGCAACAGCTTTGATGAATGAGGAGCCTACAGAGAAAGATGAAAAGGTTTAAAGGAGCCAGCAGCGCCACCCTGAATGCTGTGCATTTCAgggcttttttttgttaaataagcTGATGTAAGAAGAGCCTGAGGAGAGGATGTCAATCTATGCACCGTGTCAGTGGTAGATGGCAATGAAAAGATgctttcttctttgtcttttccaaGAAGAAAAGGCAGCACTACTCAAGAAGGTAAAGACCAGCGTGAAGCCAAGCTGAGGAGAAGCTGCCAAAGGATGAGATCACATAGGCACTGCTGTCATTTAAAATAGTGATAATACACTCTTGATATAGTTTAATGCATTTCTTTCCATCTATTCTCAGAAAAGCTGCCACCATATGAGCCAAATATCCCCGAACCAACCACCAGGGCGGACTTCATGAAATGTAAGGCAGTTTAAGGTGTTTAGGTGCTTGTTAGCTACATTCGACATGCCCATCCAAGTGTGATTttatagataataaaataaataaataaaaaacaatgtttgaaaAATTTTTGGAGTAAAGAAAAGGCATGTAGACCAGGAATAGACCAGGAAACTCTGGTCTTTGAGGGTCACTAggtgcaggttttagatgcttcttTGCTCCAAAACacttgattaaaattaaatggatcctaCAGCTTGTTGTCATGTTCTGCACAACGGCTCCTTAATTTAAGTCAGTTGTGTTGAAGCATGGAGTATCTataacctgcaggatagtggtcCTGAATGACTGCAGACTACATCAACCCTGGTCTCATTCTAGAGCTCTGGATTCAAACAGAGGTGTTTGATTATTGGTAGTGAATTTGTGGAAAAATTCACTCAGCATCCTGAGTTTAGGTGTGATCAAATTTCTGCTAAAGACTCGTCTCTTCTCCTTAGCTTTCCATTTTTATAGAGTATAAGACTCAAATAGACTGGTTTGAActcatattctgtttttattgttgctcTAATCCTAATTATTCTAgataaatggaaaatatgatcCAAAAAGGGCATGGgttaaatattaataacaacttcattattaatggaaataatataaatgtgttaaataagcTACTACTAAATAAACTGATAAACACAATCAGaaagtaaaaccaaatttaACATAATACTGGGGGAGAAGTAAATGTAAGTAGAATACCAACTGTGAATATTAAAAAGATATTTACTTAAAAGCTTTACTACAAAAAGGTAGCGTTAACCTCTTAAAGCCTAAATTTGTTTACAATTTTATAAAACCAAAATCAATACGGGAACAAATTtggaacaaaataacaaaaatgaaacaaaatacgattaaatattaaataaatgagtaaaattaataaataaataacatgaaaataaatcataaatagagtggaaaaaataataaatgactaaaataaacaagttagattaaacaaataaaataaagtgccaGAAGTAGTATGTTGCAAATCAAGGGgttaagctttttatttatttaaatatcagCACTGCAGCTGCCCTCGGCTCCTCTGGAAGGCTGTTCCACAGCCAAGGACCATAAAAACCATGACAACCAAAAGTTTAATCTCACTGTAAAGGGATTTATTTAACTCTGCAGATTCTAAATATGTTATGAAAATGAATTTGACCTTGATTCTTTTAAGGCATTTGGTTTGAGATTTCTGACAAAGCTGTCTCCTGCAACCCAAAgatttttacaaacaaaaactgtccactaaaatattttacttctcaGCCTCTGAAGAAACTAGAGCCAcgaaattaaagtggaaaaatcaagcatgcacacatgaattttttaatcatgttcAAAGGTTAGAACAGAGggtttttatgtaaatgcatcactaaaaaaaaaaaagcttttatcaCTCTAGGTCAAAATGGGTTAAGTGAGTGTCCCTGTTAGATGAACAGTCTGTCTCAAAGTCAGAAATCTAACAAAAAGGTGGCAGATTATCACTTTGATTCCTTTATTTTCTAGCATCCAAACTCCAAAGAAAATTCTTGTTTCAACGTGGAGATAGATCGCGAGTTATTTACAGgcctttttctttaacttttgctCCGTCCAGTCTCATTTATGTaactcctttttgtttttttttatttatttatttatttatttttagcaggAAGGTGTGTAATGTGATGTTTGCGGAAGGAGAAGTCACACTGTCTTTAATCTTATTTTAGCCTTACTTTAACCCAGAGAGGAACTGTTagcattaattcattttcacatgACAAGGTGCTCCATTTAGAACATTTTCAGCTATTTGGATGGAGGATGTGAATGATGATGTGGTGATCTTTGTTGTTTATTCGAGCCAGTTTACAAAAATTAAGAGCTAGCAAATATTACGGAGAGGATGAAGATAAACTTAAACTCGCCTCTACAGAGTTCAGCATTTCTCTTGTGTCAGATTTCTTATGCTGTTTGACTGATCTCTGTGTTTGCATTCATTTGTAGGACAGCTTCAGCTCAATCTGCTGTTCTCTGCTTGTGTTTCCCTCATAATGTTCTCAGACTGGTTCCCCATCTCTCTGGATGATAAGACTGCGCAGAAGCTGCTGTGGATTTCTGAGGGGGGCTCTAAGGTGGCTCGTACATCCGATGCAGTTTGCCCATATCCCAACAGGCCTGAGCGATACGAAGACTCACCTCAGGTAGGCCTGCAGTTAAAGGAGTAAACACAGTGATGCTGAAGCTGAAAAATCACCTAAACTGACTTGATTAGTTTAATAATTGATGTCTCAGTTAGTTTGAAACTAACAGCCACCCACTAATTATacatataaatgaatataacagCTGAATGTGACAGTTTGCTGTTATAGTTGCTTGATGTGGAAAATGGGTTTTCAGGTTCCCCAAATCCTCTTTATCCCAGGAGCGGCTAAATCTAAAGAGTTTAAAGCAatcaatgaagaagaaaaaactcatttaaattactgtctgaatattttctttcatctccTTTTTGAAGTGTTAAAGATTTTTACCCAAAACTCATAAATCTGAAGCATAAAATTATTAATCCACAGCTTTAATCTTTGAAAAAAGAATAACATCACCCCAAAAACAATTTGTAAGCTTCTTATTacactattaaaaaaataaaatctcttatAAAATCACTTTTTGTCTCTTCAAAATGTGGTGAGGTAAATGTTTTTGCATGCACTTTGTGAAACTGTCACAGGATAACGCTGCGATGAACCTGGTCTAGATTCTATCCACAGTTTTGatgtaaatatatacatatataaactcTACCTCGCCAACCCTCCCATATTGCTGTTCATCTCAAGCATCTcaagctatatatatatgttgtgaTTCTGAGAAATctttatatgtttatgtatgtatatatattctaATCTGAcactataaatttaaaaatattctgtaaaTTTCCACTCTTTTAGAAGCCAGAACAGAAAACATTGGCATTTTTGCATAAAAAACCTCATGAAGATGTAAGCTGTAGTGACATCAAGTGGCATAAATTGCACATTGCAAccaaatgcaaaagaaaactaatttaaatattataaatgtaaatgCTTATAAGTAACCATTAATGTTACACACTAAAACTTTAACCTTCAGCAGCCTTCAGGGAACCTTCTGTGTTCACACTAGAAAGATCACCTCCACAAATAAAAAGAGCCACTTCTCTCCATCCAGGTGCTGTGTAAGGAGGGGCTGCTGGGCTGCCGAGGCTACTGGGAGGTGGACTACAATGGCTGGGTGGTGATCGGGGTTGTTTATGGGAGTGCTCCCCGGAAGGGCCAGGAGGGGTCCTGCGGGCTCGGGGAGAACACCAGCTCCTGGGGCGCTGGCTGGTCTGGCTCCTGCTACCAAGTCTGGCACAACAATGAAAACGTGGAGATCCAGCTCCCCGTTACCTCCACCATGGGTGTGTATGTCGACCAGCCTGCCGGCATCATTAAGTTCCTCCTGGTGGAGGGAGAAGCTGAGAAGGAGGTGCGACTGATTCACAAGTTCAAAGCCAGCTTGGAGGAAAAAGTTTTTCCCGGATTTTGGGTTGGCACAAATTCATTCTGTCTTATTCGGAAAAAGGAGCAGTGACTCAGTGAAGGGATTAGCATGTgtggggaggaagaggagggtgtaGTAATGTAAATCTGGAAGTAAAAGGTGTGAGGAGATAAAAACAATTGTGAAGTTTGGGGAACAAGTGTAGGAGGTGTGAAATTTATTGACATCTTTGTCTCGATTCAGCTTTTTGAGGTCACATTATATCTAAAGATCTCTGTTTTACCTAATGAGTATCTTTAAATGTCTGTTTAGATAGAAAAACAGGcagtttagtgtttttattgcacaTATGACTTTGAATTAGCTAGAGAGCTTGTATAACTTTagtctatcttttttttatgtgctgaACGTAGTCAATAAATTATCATGTGCATAATTTAATGTGATGCCTCACTTATTCTTTCTTATACAGTACACTGGCACCCTCTAGAGGTCTGTAATAATACTGCATCCTTACACATCTCATAATAAGACACAAGCCTTTCCTCTTGGTGTTGctcctttatttaaaacataaaagtacTTAACGGaacatttattctgttttttttatgtcagagATGGACATGTTGCCTTCACATCAactccatctctctctttctcaaaCACAGATTCTTGCTCTCATTCAGTCATttcaacaacagaggaaaaggaggggaaaaaagaaacaataccATCCCCTAGAACTCATTGTTGATATACAATCATTCTATCAATCAGTCATTCATTggcaaaaattaaaaacaggcatTTTATGAGGAGGTGCTGGTGTTCTCTGCTCACATTTCCAAAAGCCACAAGCTTTGAGTTAAATCTATTTCTCTGGTTTATTCCCCTCATAAAGAGGGATACAACTGGGGGTAACCAGTTGGTCATCTTACCCAGTACGTGATGGGAGTTAACAAATCAACCTCAAATGATCTAtccaaatgtctttttttctttcatctgctACTTGCAAAATCTGGACTCTCCTTGCTGCTTTTAGTCATTTAATGGACAGTTTCGAAGTAAATTTTCTCTCCAGCAGACACATGAAACATGGATGCCGCCTGCTATGGTAAGGGATTCACATTTATAGAACAGTCTTAACAACCAAGtatgaaaagtaaaattacaataatactTCTTTGGATGAGGAAATGCTCTCATATGTACCGAGTACTTGCTTCATGCAGGTGAATGCAGCACATTAGTATGTAAAACACTGCAGCTTGgcttatatatacatacaagcCTGTTGTGAATTTTGCATGAGCTTTGTAATCAATATGAGACCAATAATCAAATACATGTGCATTCAAGCCtaatcaaaatacaaaaacaagttgATATGAAATATATAAACTATTAGTGGTTAAACTACAACTGAGATTCCTAAGAAAGTATTTTTATGTGCTGGATATAAGCGCCCCATTGAGAACAATCTCAAGACTATTATATAAATTTGACCCCCCCCCCCGCTCAATGGACAGGATGTTTTAAGGATTTAAATTAATAGATCGTTGGGCTTTAATGGAATTTCATGGAAATATTAGATCAGGGGAAAATGCAATCCTTGTTCCCTTGTTCTAAAGGCTTGATAAAGCTCACTAATTCACAAGTCGTCTGCCATGTTTAATCCAACAGACAGTAATGTATAATCAAATGTTTCGAGGTAAATTTACAGCTGATGTGGAGCAGTAACATCCCAGGATTTGATGTTTACACCTCTGCCATGTTATTTACCGTAGCCTCCCATTTGTAATTCTGCACTTAGGGCAGAAATATCTGAACTTATCTCTCATCTTTCGCATaatctttctcttttctaaTCACTTAAGTACAGAAAGCTGGATAGAAATAACAGAGAAATGTCATGTCTCTTACCATTTCCAGCATTTACAACCTGTTCTATTGCTACAGTTTAATGCTGCCACTGGTTTTATAATTTGCATTATTTATGTCAACTGTTTCACAACATCAATGTGGGAATATTTGGATATGGGAAGGAAAAGGAGACCAATTATCTAAGAGGAGAATATTTAtcattgctgttttgtttttttgttaaaaaaaaaaaaaaagaagttaaatacCCCTAATCTTAAATAGACATGCATGGACAGGATGTAGCTCCCTAAAATATATGTGCATAGACTCAACAATTGATTAGTGAGCTTTAAAAAGGTACTGATGTCTGTTTTAATTtagagtttctttttctttggggAAAGATCAATGGAGCAGCAGAGCCAGCAATGAAGCAGGTATGGATGCATTTTCCCAAAATGTCTCATCACCTTACTGGTTATGTGACCAAAAGGCAAACATCTTTTAAACTACTTTACACCCTGTTACAGAGTCAGTGTTCAGTGCAGTGGGTCACTGTGCACTTATATTTGGAGGCCTTATTCAaatgtagtgttgtggtttgtgTGGTAGCTAGTGATGCGAGATGTTTTGTGGCAAAGCCGGGGGTAGTAGTGTTGAAAATGTTAGTGTCGATAACATTTCTTTCCGACCGTTACTCCTGAAAGCATGTGCTGTTAATTTAGGTTAGTGAGAGATAAATGGAGGTGCTTGCTTTTGCACCGTTTCACATAGTGTGCGTCACATTTGCCAGACAATCCAGGTTTCGCTTCGTCACAACTTTCTATCCCTTTCTCTCCGCTCAActcccccccacccacccctcTCAGTGCTTGAGGGAGAAGTCCCCTGTGTTGAGACGAGGTCGTGGCAGGGCCCCGAACATCTCCGTCCCATCAGTGGCTCCGGGGGCCAGCAGGGCCTTCATGCTGGCAGCGATATGCTCCAGGTCAGCACAACCCAcctgagacaaaaacaaaagaagactgGTCAGAAAACCTGAACATAAAGGTTTACTTTCTGTATTCTCCACCTCagtatgtttaaaaacaacaaacatgtcTGACATTCTGAAAAGTCGCTCACACCGCATGACCTCAGACACTTTCACGGTCACATGAACCAAAGGAGCCGTTGTGGCTGTTAGCCGGTGGATCAGTTGTGAGAAATGAATAGCGTCTTTGTGTTTGGCCAGAATGAAATATGTCGGGATCAACTGATGCCTAAAGACaactaaaaacaactaaaaacaacagtggctttaaataaaaaaattttaaaaaaattagaagACGTCTGTTTTTCAATTAAGTTAATGGAGACGCATTATTTTCATGTTCTAAAAAGAAggtttttgtttagatttattcTTAAAGCATCTCTAACAATTTGACAAAGACATGCAGCCACTCTTGTCACAGCATCCTTTAGTTTAATTATTCATTAGACCAAATAAACAGCACTCCAACAGATCCCTCAATATTTAGACTTCCTGAAATGATTTCACAACAGGATAAATTTACTAAACGACAGAAAGCCTTGGGTTGTGCtcctgtttttaactgtttaactgCCTCTCTTTGGGTTTCCTGGCTTCACTGATGATTATATTGACAACTATAATTGATCCATCCAGCAATAAA from the Melanotaenia boesemani isolate fMelBoe1 chromosome 2, fMelBoe1.pri, whole genome shotgun sequence genome contains:
- the zgc:195001 gene encoding tripartite motif-containing protein 16 isoform X1 — translated: MLSSLSFPRRKGSTTQEEKLPPYEPNIPEPTTRADFMKYWFPISLDDKTAQKLLWISEGGSKVARTSDAVCPYPNRPERYEDSPQVLCKEGLLGCRGYWEVDYNGWVVIGVVYGSAPRKGQEGSCGLGENTSSWGAGWSGSCYQVWHNNENVEIQLPVTSTMGVYVDQPAGIIKFLLVEGEAEKEVRLIHKFKASLEEKVFPGFWVGTNSFCLIRKKEQ
- the zgc:195001 gene encoding tripartite motif-containing protein 16 isoform X2; protein product: MPEPKKAEKLPPYEPNIPEPTTRADFMKYWFPISLDDKTAQKLLWISEGGSKVARTSDAVCPYPNRPERYEDSPQVLCKEGLLGCRGYWEVDYNGWVVIGVVYGSAPRKGQEGSCGLGENTSSWGAGWSGSCYQVWHNNENVEIQLPVTSTMGVYVDQPAGIIKFLLVEGEAEKEVRLIHKFKASLEEKVFPGFWVGTNSFCLIRKKEQ